The Stieleria sp. JC731 genome has a segment encoding these proteins:
- a CDS encoding peptidoglycan-binding domain-containing protein, whose translation MSATIQASVGRNRGNNASNRRQDVLTIQQLLSEAAIQLQNDSYNPGDIDGLIATPPRSSATVSAIIAFQKRWMRNADGVVEPGRKTLAMLNETSQGQSTPTKTSASSVKAVPAPHPAATGTLSLSKAFLGKGMSEICPSGYADTSNNHCAHFVGHALDIRVGLTCHGMASRKKRKGESASLRVHEIFAACPTVSEYDSSMLAKKGLMFVSGVSNFVTAKSGVTSLRNVPKKHIGILVGGKVWHYSNSRNKVVSQTPEEFIKHYRGQKNALWFGDLPKGAIRQFTV comes from the coding sequence ATGTCAGCGACTATTCAAGCGAGCGTCGGTCGAAATCGAGGCAACAATGCGAGTAACCGACGACAAGACGTATTGACGATTCAGCAGTTGCTTAGCGAGGCCGCGATCCAACTTCAGAATGATTCTTACAATCCTGGCGATATCGACGGTTTGATTGCGACGCCGCCTCGTTCGTCGGCAACGGTTTCGGCGATCATTGCGTTCCAGAAGCGTTGGATGCGCAATGCTGATGGAGTTGTCGAACCTGGCCGTAAAACTCTTGCGATGTTGAACGAGACATCGCAAGGCCAATCAACACCGACAAAAACATCTGCGAGCTCCGTCAAAGCGGTTCCGGCTCCACACCCCGCGGCGACGGGAACACTTTCGTTGTCGAAAGCGTTTTTGGGTAAAGGGATGAGCGAGATCTGTCCGAGTGGCTACGCCGATACGTCCAATAATCACTGCGCTCATTTTGTCGGTCACGCGCTGGATATCAGAGTCGGATTGACTTGCCATGGGATGGCGAGCCGCAAAAAGCGAAAGGGTGAAAGTGCCAGTTTACGAGTTCACGAAATCTTTGCGGCGTGCCCCACGGTCAGTGAATACGATTCAAGCATGTTGGCTAAGAAAGGGCTGATGTTTGTCAGCGGAGTAAGCAACTTTGTCACCGCCAAGTCGGGTGTGACCAGCTTGCGAAATGTTCCCAAGAAGCATATCGGCATCCTGGTAGGCGGCAAAGTCTGGCACTACAGCAACTCCAGAAACAAGGTCGTCAGTCAGACGCCCGAAGAATTCATCAAACACTACCGCGGACAGAAGAACGCATTGTGGTTCGGCGACCTGCCCAAAGGAGCGATCAGGCAGTTCACTGTCTAG